A window of Bos taurus isolate L1 Dominette 01449 registration number 42190680 breed Hereford chromosome 19, ARS-UCD2.0, whole genome shotgun sequence contains these coding sequences:
- the HASPIN gene encoding serine/threonine-protein kinase haspin (The RefSeq protein has 7 substitutions compared to this genomic sequence) yields MAASLPLPASGLFRTYGAAGGGRPRRRQGLAAVQWFPPQDRKRFFSSSSSDTSSGGPSQSVVSDDPDDPDFPGSPVGQRRRRAGARLAKGRPSQIATPRRLRLRSRCPQKCSTPCGALEPPSFPNGNPGSLSPDLRVCGQPRDGGELGTSASLFSSLASPGPGFPAPEDSICTDPSTFLDAASEAPSNFHLPEASLDQAPLPCSQDAATGGGRFTRLAHQAQASLRSALFSFLDPGNPEDSELGTDGKNLQEFCHDRELVGRRLESPGLSGRGKKRTTDQDSCREIESQESVQIEYEEARGCKGGIASGKSNGPERTRLSRKRKHQGTAETSLLHHCQVTKGQKMEDGSCVTQDLTRLQNACSWTKTRASFSFHKKKIVTAVSEVCSCDTLAGSLSESLMSEYSHHPVQNRTSCALSPWHSSSMYLLTPLKTQQVTDKRTSDAEKLYGECNQVGPIPFSDYLSEEKLECCEKIGEGVFGEVFQTVTNHTPVALKIIAIEGQNLVNGAHQKTFEEILPEIIISKELSLLSDEACNRTEGFIGLNSVHCVQGSYPPLLLQAWDHYHSTKGSANDRPDFFREDQLFIVLEFEFGGIDLEQMRKKLSSIATAKSILHQITASLAVAEASLHFEHRDLHWGNVLLKKTSLKELHYTLNGKKSSIPTRGLQVNIIDYTLSRLERDGIVVFCDISRDEDLFMGQGDYQFEIYRLMRKENNNCWGEYHPYNNVLWLHYLTDKILNQMTFKSKHNTPALKRMKKQIQHFYQTMLNFSSATDLLCQHSLFK; encoded by the coding sequence ATGGCGGCGTCACTCCCGCTACCCGCGAGTGGGCTCTTCCGAACGTACGGGGCAGCCGGCGGCGGGAGGCCGCGGAGGCGGCCGGGCCTGGCAGCCGTACAGTGGTTCCCGCCGCAGGACCGGAAGCGTTTcttcagcagcagtagcagtgacaCCAGCAGTGGCGGCCCCTCGCAGTCTGTCGTCTCCGACGATCCTGACGACCCCGACTTCCCCGGCAGCCCGGTGGGTCAGCGGCGGAGGCGCGCTGGCGCCCGACTCGCCAAGGGCCGGCCGAGTCAGATCGCGACCCCGAGACGCCTGAGGCTGCGATCGCGGTGCCCGCAGAAGTGCAGCACCCCCTGCGGCGCGCTAGAACCTCCGTCCTTTCCGAACGGCAACCCGGGCTCCCTGAGCCCGGACCTCCGTGTGTGCGGCCAGCCCAGGGACGGCGGCGAGCTGGGCACcagtgcctccctgttcagctcTCTGGCCTCTCCCGGCCCCGGGTTCCCTGCGCCAGAAGACAGCATCTGTACCGATCCTTCCACCTTTCTGGATGCAGCCTCAGAAGCTCCGAGCAACTTCCACCTCCCAGAAGCCTCCCTGGACCAGGCACCCCTCCCCTGTTCCCAGGACGCAGCGACAGGAGGAGGCAGGTTCACCAGGTTGGCCCACCAAGCCCAGGCCAGCCTCAGGTCAGCTCTCTTTAGCTTTTTGGATCCAGGAAATCCTGAGGATTCCGAGCTTGGGACAGATGGGAAGAATTGGCAGGAGTTCTGCCATGACAGGGAACTggtggggaggaggctggagagCCCAGGTTTATCAGGCAGGGGTAAGAAGAGGACCACAGACCAGGACTCTTGTCGAGAGATTGAGTCTCAAGAGTCTGTCCAGATAGAATACGAGGAGGCCCGTGGGTGCAAGGGCGGAATCGCATCTGGGAAAAGCAACGGGCCTGAGAGAACCAGGCTAAGCCGAAAAAGGAAGCATCAAGGGACAGCAGAAACCTCCCTCCTCCATCACTGCCAGGTTACAAAAGGCCAAAAGATAGAAGATGGTTCATGCGTCACCCAGGACCTGACTCGTTTACAGAATGCCTGCTCTTGGACCAAAACCAGAGCCTCCTTCAGTTTCCACAAGAAGAAGATCGTGACAGCTGTGTCTGAAGTATGCAGCTGCGACACCTTGGCCGGTTCTCTGTCTGAGTCCCTCATGTCAGAATATTCACACCACCCTGTTCAGAACAGAACAAGCTATGCTCTGTCCCCCTGGCACTCCTCCTCTATGTATTTGCTAACCCCCTTAAAGACACAGCAGGTCACAGACAAAAGGACATCTGATGCAGAAAAGCTTTATGGGGAATGCAATCAGGTGGGCCCCATCCCCTTCAGCGACTACCTCTCCGAAGAAAAACTGGAATGCTGTGAGAAGATTGGAGAAGGGGTGTTTGGCGAAGTGTTTCAAACAGTTACTAACCACACACCTGTAGCCCTAAAAATCATTGCTATCGAAGGACAGGACTTAGTCAATGGAGCTCACCAGAAAACTTTTGAGGAAATCCTGCCAGAAATCATCATCTCCAAAGAGCTGAGCCTCTTGTCTGATGAGGCATGCAACCGCACAGAAGGCTTCATTGGGCTGAACTCGGTACACTGTGTTCAAGGATCTTACCCTCCCTTGCTCCTCCAAGCCTGGGATCACTATCACTCAACCAAAGGGTCTGCAAACGACCGGCCTGACTTTTTCGGGGAAGACCAGCTCTTCATCGTGCTGGAATTTGAGTTTGGAGGGATCGACCTAGAGCAGATGAGAAAGAAGCTGTCCTCCATTGCCACTGCCAAGAGCATTCTGCACCAGATCACCGCCTCCCTTGCCGTGGCTGAGGCCTCACTGCACTTTGAGCACCGAGACTTGCACTGGGGGAACGTGCTCTTAAAGAAGACCAGCCTCAAAGAGCTCCACTACACCCTCAATGGAAAGACGAGCTCCATCCCCACCCGAGGGCTGCAAGTCAACATCATCGACTACACCCTGTCCCGCTTGGAGCGGGATGGGATTGTGGTTTTCTGTGACATCTCCAGGGACGAGGACCTGTTTATGGGACAAGGCGACTACCAGTTTGAGATCTACAGGCTGAtgaggaaagaaaacaacaactGCTGGGGTGAATATCACCCATATAACAACGTGCTCTGGCTACATTACCTCACAGATAAGATCCTGAATCAGATGACCTTCAAGTCCAAACATAACACCCCCGCCTTGAAGCGAATGAAGAAACAGATCCAGCATTTCTATCAGACTATGCTGAACTTCAGCTCTGCCACGGACCTGCTCTGCCAGCATAGTCTGTTTAAGTAA